A region of Lichenibacterium dinghuense DNA encodes the following proteins:
- a CDS encoding HpcH/HpaI aldolase/citrate lyase family protein, whose product MSSSLDAVVLPLFVPADRPDRFAKAFAAGADAVILDLEDAVSPGAKTAARSALGAARDAVAAAGCPVLVRVNAPGTPWHGDDLAAAAALPLAGIVLPKAETADAVAAAARAAGVPVVALIESARGVAGAREVAGAAARLLFGSIDLAADLGCAEERDSLLFARSEVVLASRLAGRPAPIDGVTPGYRDPAPIEDDARYAARLGFGGKLLIHPAQIAPARAGFAPTEAEVAWARRVLAAAEDGRAVAVDGAMVDAPVRMRAERILARAPA is encoded by the coding sequence ATGTCCTCATCCCTCGACGCCGTCGTGCTGCCGCTGTTCGTCCCGGCTGACAGGCCCGATCGGTTCGCCAAGGCCTTCGCGGCCGGGGCCGACGCCGTCATCCTCGACCTCGAGGACGCCGTGTCGCCGGGCGCGAAAACCGCGGCGCGGTCCGCCCTGGGCGCCGCGCGGGACGCCGTCGCCGCCGCGGGCTGCCCGGTCCTGGTGCGCGTCAACGCGCCCGGCACGCCCTGGCACGGCGACGACCTCGCGGCGGCCGCGGCCCTGCCGCTCGCCGGCATCGTCCTGCCGAAGGCCGAGACCGCGGACGCCGTGGCGGCGGCGGCGCGGGCCGCCGGCGTGCCCGTCGTGGCGCTGATCGAGAGCGCGCGAGGCGTCGCCGGCGCGCGCGAGGTCGCGGGGGCGGCGGCGCGGCTTCTGTTCGGCTCGATCGACCTCGCCGCCGACCTCGGCTGCGCGGAGGAGCGCGACAGCCTGCTCTTCGCGCGGTCCGAGGTCGTGCTGGCGAGCCGCCTCGCCGGGCGCCCCGCGCCGATCGACGGCGTGACGCCGGGCTACCGCGACCCCGCCCCGATCGAGGACGACGCGCGATACGCGGCCCGGCTCGGCTTCGGCGGCAAACTGCTGATCCACCCGGCCCAGATCGCCCCCGCGCGCGCGGGCTTCGCGCCCACCGAGGCCGAGGTCGCCTGGGCGCGGCGCGTGCTCGCCGCCGCCGAGGACGGGCGGGCCGTCGCGGTCGACGGCGCCATGGTGGACGCGCCCGTGCGGATGCGCGCCGAGCGCATTCTCGCGCGGGCGCCCGCCTGA
- the pucL gene encoding factor-independent urate hydroxylase, with protein MTLLSSTYGKGRVRVMRLAGEGDHRDVRELEIRAMLTGDIDRAFTEADNSTTVSTDTIKNVVNIVAREELELGAELFCRAVARRLLDSYPGMRSATVSARETRWSRLAFDGTPQPHAFTRDGNGFGTAEAVTDRSGGRMSSGLSGFTFLKATASGWANYLKDPYTTIPETHDRIAATAMEARWAWERDPADFAEANGRVLDAMLRVFATTYSHSVQDSLYRMGEAALAAVPELDTISLACPNKHYLPVNLAPFGLDNPNRVFVATDEPHGQIECTIGR; from the coding sequence ATGACGCTTCTGAGCAGCACCTACGGCAAGGGCCGCGTCCGCGTGATGCGGCTGGCGGGCGAGGGCGACCACCGCGACGTGCGCGAGCTCGAGATCCGCGCCATGCTGACGGGCGACATCGACCGCGCCTTCACGGAGGCCGACAACTCGACCACCGTGTCGACCGACACGATCAAGAACGTCGTGAACATCGTGGCGCGCGAGGAGCTGGAGCTCGGGGCCGAGCTGTTCTGCCGCGCCGTGGCCCGCCGCCTGCTCGACAGCTATCCGGGCATGCGCTCCGCCACCGTGTCGGCGCGCGAGACGCGCTGGAGCCGCCTCGCCTTCGACGGCACGCCGCAGCCGCACGCCTTCACCAGGGACGGGAACGGCTTCGGCACCGCCGAGGCCGTGACCGACCGCTCGGGCGGGCGCATGTCGTCCGGCCTGTCCGGCTTCACCTTCCTCAAGGCGACGGCCTCGGGCTGGGCCAACTACCTCAAGGACCCCTACACGACGATCCCGGAGACGCACGACCGCATCGCCGCCACCGCCATGGAGGCGCGCTGGGCCTGGGAGCGCGACCCCGCCGACTTCGCGGAGGCCAACGGCCGCGTGCTCGACGCCATGCTGCGCGTCTTCGCCACGACCTATTCCCACAGCGTGCAGGACAGCCTGTACCGCATGGGCGAGGCGGCGCTGGCCGCCGTGCCGGAGCTCGACACGATCAGCCTCGCCTGTCCCAACAAGCACTACCTCCCGGTCAACCTCGCGCCCTTCGGCCTCGACAACCCGAACCGCGTCTTCGTCGCCACCGACGAGCCGCACGGGCAGATCGAGTGCACGATCGGGCGGTGA
- a CDS encoding gamma-glutamyltransferase has protein sequence MDDAETYAIAALAAPHPLAGAAARDVLVEGGTVVEAALAAAMVSAVAAPGCAGLGGDALWMIREPGPRGRVRVLDARGTVAAAARLSFYRERGHEAVPRRGAEAALASPGVVAGWIEVHALSTATGGRLPVARLLEPAVAAARHGFAPSPPDAEALAAGGPSLSAVPGFDTAFLVEGRAPAPNERRFAPALAAALAHLAEAGLDDFYTGDVARELAADLDALSCPLGRLDLRRTEARWREPQTLDLGRHALAVPPTRSGLRAAVALGLAGALAAAGFDAAEADGFGRWHGLIESCRAADAVVDDAETRDRDPADLLDGARLARFALKLDRARASRAGAPARAPLDEAASAIVAVGRDGSAVSVVQTLGSAFGSGIVCGRTGVLMGNRGAGLALDPDLGPILRPGRRVPLASLPALVSNARDGRVAAIGALGAAAPAAVAQLADRAMRGAGPGEALAAPRFALGAAPDGREAAVLVKAEREPGPRRPLRAAGHTIVEGESAVWTAGVALRDGAGRVTAAADGGAAEGI, from the coding sequence ATGGACGACGCCGAAACTTACGCCATCGCGGCGCTCGCCGCGCCACACCCGCTCGCCGGGGCGGCGGCCCGCGACGTGCTGGTCGAGGGCGGCACCGTCGTCGAGGCGGCGCTCGCCGCCGCCATGGTGTCCGCCGTCGCGGCGCCGGGGTGCGCCGGCCTCGGCGGGGACGCGCTGTGGATGATCCGCGAGCCCGGCCCGCGCGGCCGCGTGCGGGTCCTCGACGCGCGGGGCACGGTCGCCGCCGCGGCGCGCCTCTCCTTCTACCGCGAGCGGGGGCACGAGGCGGTGCCCCGCCGGGGGGCCGAGGCCGCCCTGGCTTCGCCGGGCGTCGTCGCGGGCTGGATCGAGGTCCACGCGCTGTCGACGGCCACCGGCGGGCGCCTGCCGGTGGCGCGCCTGCTGGAGCCCGCCGTCGCCGCGGCCCGGCACGGCTTCGCCCCCTCCCCGCCCGACGCCGAAGCCCTCGCCGCCGGCGGGCCGTCCCTCTCGGCGGTGCCCGGCTTCGACACGGCCTTCCTCGTCGAGGGCCGGGCTCCCGCGCCGAACGAGCGGCGTTTCGCGCCGGCCCTGGCGGCGGCGCTCGCCCACCTCGCCGAGGCCGGACTCGACGACTTCTACACGGGCGACGTGGCGCGCGAGCTCGCCGCCGACCTCGACGCCCTGTCCTGCCCGCTCGGCCGCCTCGACCTGCGGCGGACGGAGGCGCGCTGGCGCGAGCCGCAGACCCTCGACCTCGGGCGCCACGCGCTCGCGGTGCCGCCGACCCGCTCCGGGCTGCGCGCCGCCGTGGCGCTGGGCCTCGCCGGCGCGCTCGCCGCGGCGGGCTTCGATGCCGCGGAAGCGGACGGCTTCGGCCGGTGGCACGGGCTGATCGAGAGCTGCCGGGCCGCCGACGCCGTGGTGGACGACGCCGAAACGAGGGACCGCGATCCCGCGGACCTGCTCGACGGCGCGCGCCTCGCCCGCTTCGCCCTCAAGCTCGACCGCGCGCGGGCGAGCCGCGCCGGGGCGCCCGCGCGCGCTCCGCTGGACGAGGCGGCCTCCGCGATCGTCGCGGTGGGCCGCGACGGGTCGGCGGTGTCGGTCGTGCAGACGCTGGGGAGCGCCTTCGGCTCCGGCATCGTGTGCGGGCGCACGGGCGTCCTCATGGGGAACCGCGGCGCGGGTCTGGCGCTCGACCCGGACCTCGGCCCGATCCTGCGCCCCGGCCGGCGCGTGCCGCTCGCGAGCCTGCCGGCGCTGGTGTCGAACGCCCGCGACGGGCGTGTGGCGGCGATCGGCGCCCTCGGCGCGGCCGCGCCCGCGGCCGTGGCGCAGCTCGCGGACCGCGCGATGCGGGGCGCCGGCCCCGGCGAGGCCCTGGCGGCGCCGCGCTTCGCGCTCGGCGCCGCGCCGGACGGGCGCGAGGCCGCGGTGCTGGTCAAGGCGGAGCGCGAGCCCGGTCCCCGGAGGCCGCTCCGCGCGGCGGGGCACACGATCGTCGAGGGCGAGAGCGCGGTCTGGACGGCCGGAGTCGCGCTGCGGGACGGCGCGGGCCGCGTCACCGCGGCGGCGGACGGCGGCGCGGCCGAGGGGATCTGA